CCAAATTTGCCAACACTACAGAGATCAAgcaacttcttctttatcggcacaacaacctcaagaggtcttaGGTCTGCCATATCTGGCTTTCTTAGACTTTGTTTACCTGTAGCCGGATAGTTAGGTCCAGCGTACGGGCGATTGGAACGGATGGGACCGGTCgtgccgtgtgaagaccggcgccgctaccaaataaAATCACCGTTCCGCCCCACATTGTGCAACGCAGTATCATAATTCTCACATCACTCAATAGAGAATTGCGCTCAGCTGAGATACACAAAATGAGGCAAGTTTTCATAACACTACTAACGATACGTTATCACACCTCGCAGCATGTTTCGGTAAGCTGTTCTCTCCCATCGTTAATGATATGCGCCAAAACGTGCAGGTATGGTAGAGATAGTTTTGTGTGATTAAATTGTATTTAAGCAAGTGCATATATTTCCACAGAGTATAGCGAACAAATACCAACAGAACGAAACGTTGTTCATGTACTTGGAGGATTTAATCCTAAAGGACAAGGATGGTGGAACTATTCCGTTCAATGGAGTGACGAATAATTTGCTGTGGCTGAAGAGGTGCGTTCACGCGAAGGATTATGTGGCTTTTCAATGGAATAATTCCCTCCTATTGGTGTCTTCACATATTACAGAGCCTTTGAAATGATGGAACAATTTTTTACCAACATGCTTGAAGACGAGACGTGCAGCGAACAGGTGAAACCGCACCTTAGAAAAGCGTACGAGCAATGCTTGATGCCGTATCATCGAGTTCTGGGACAAACAGTGTTTCAGGTAGGATTCTATCGACGCCTCCAAAGATACCGTGACATAGCTACTTGGAAGCGAATTTGTATACGCCTATTTATATACTTTATTCAATTACTGGTCTTCCAGCTGCTGCACTTATATTTACCAACGCGATCATCGCTTCTCGGGACACCGGAAACCAATGCGGATAATTTAAAGATGCTAGAGGAATTTTTAGTGCCGTTGCGTGCCAATTTGGATCATATTAATGAATTCTACTCCGAGCATGACTTACATAGAAATGATAAAGCGTAGAAATTTCATTTGGACAGACAAGAATACTTAATCCAAGTATAAAGCCGGTTTTTCACAAACGTTCAGAAATATAAGATTCATGCGATCCCCAAggaacatacacacaagtGCAAGTGCTTCACTTTACTTCTTTCTCCCCGGTTCGCCTACCGATGTATTGCCAGCGTTgtatttgaaattgttttctgcGAAAGGCGGACAGTTTCCGCATTGCCGGTATGCCAACGATGATCTGCAGCACGAGCAGCGCGATCGTGATAGACTGTACCACCGTTGCCACCGTATGATGAATGGTGTGCGTGGCCAGCAACAGATAAATCTGCAGTGGCAGTTGAATCAGTAGTGACAGTATAAGGAATCCGGCGAAATTCGGTATCTAAAACATTGAGCGAAATGCAATCATTAATCAGATTAATACttttgaaaacaaactcaGCAGGCGATTGTACCGCACTCATCAGATTTCCCGTGTGGCCAAGGTACAGCCGGATGACTTCCAGTGGTATTGCAACTACTAGTGAAAGGATGGACAGAATCTTCTCTATACCGCTAATGGTAGCGAACtgcagtgtgtgtgagtgaagaGAATAACATAATTCAAAATTAAGGTAATTTGCCACATCTTGCACAAGTCCTATACCTACCTCATGGTTAAGAAATATTACTGCCACTACTAGCCAAACGCCGTAAAAGTAAACATTGGTGTGAATCAGTAGCTGTACCCACAGGTGCGATACTACTTCTTCCTCTaatagaaacgaaacaaaagtgatattaatgcataattttacgGAAGCGCTGATAACATTATTCACCTGCGTAATCGGTCCCTTTCGATGTGAACTGTCCATTCGTCTTCATTGTTGATAATGTGCCGTGCAGTTTAATGTTCCCCAAACGATAAACATAAACGCTagcatttttgttattgtgtatCACCATGGTTACGTTACGTTCGTATGCGCGCACTTGACAATTTGACAAAACCGAATCGATTTTGACACACGTGGTCTGCAGGCGTGTGCGAGTAGTATACTTTGAGTTTTACCGACTGTTTCCCAAACActgatataaaataaagcaattcCAAATTCTCATTTCATTCTATTTTCTCCCCCTC
This region of Anopheles marshallii chromosome 2, idAnoMarsDA_429_01, whole genome shotgun sequence genomic DNA includes:
- the LOC128717864 gene encoding uncharacterized protein LOC128717864 gives rise to the protein MTNKSAAVCEAKIMFRHLKPFPVIDANSNYKIATGHFLESSNQIIDAIACFGKLFSPIVNDMRQNVQSIANKYQQNETLFMYLEDLILKDKDGGTIPFNGVTNNLLWLKRAFEMMEQFFTNMLEDETCSEQVKPHLRKAYEQCLMPYHRVLGQTVFQLLHLYLPTRSSLLGTPETNADNLKMLEEFLVPLRANLDHINEFYSEHDLHRNDKA
- the LOC128709199 gene encoding transmembrane protein 17-like, which translates into the protein MDSSHRKGPITQVNNVISASVKLCINITFVSFLLEEEVVSHLWVQLLIHTNVYFYGVWLVVAVIFLNHEFATISGIEKILSILSLVVAIPLEVIRLYLGHTGNLMSAIPNFAGFLILSLLIQLPLQIYLLLATHTIHHTVATVVQSITIALLVLQIIVGIPAMRKLSAFRRKQFQIQRWQYIGRRTGEKEVK